CGTAAACTTCGGAAAAAACGGCACTTACCTAAATACAAGTATACCGGGGTTAGGGCATAACAGGCAGAAACTTTCTGATGGCTCCAAACCCATTCCCGCCACTTATTTCGACCAACCCACACCTTATACCGATAACATCTTTAGTGCCGACATTCAGGAGATTACAAGTCAGGACATGCAAGGCATTAAAGAAGCGATTATTGCAGCACATGAACAAAGGTTGGATTTGAGAAAAGATCTGGCCAGCATAAAAGCGTCATTGGGTAGTTCCAAATTTAAATTGTTTGCAAGTTACATGCTGCTATATGGCGTAATTAAGAAATCAATTGCCAACAATATAAAAACGGAAATAAACGCCAAGAAGGACGCTATAAAAGAATTGGAGAAACAGATTGAAAACTGCTATGTAGCGCTTGATATAGAATTTGACCAAAATATAAAAGAAAGGTACGACCGGATGGTTGAAAGTTTTAAAAAGCTGTCAACCTCAATGAAAATCTGGGATGTAACCAGTGAAAACTATCAAAACAGGGTTGCAACAAGGTCAGCAGCATCAACTGTTGTCAACAAACGAGCCGTAAAGTTTGGAATTAAGTCGCTTCCTGATTTAAAGTCGGCGTTTGAAACGTTATGGCTAAAGAATGCCAATGGAGCTGATTTATACTTTTATCCAAATTTCATTGTTATGTACTCCAATCAAAAGCAATTTGCTTTAATTGGCCTTCACGAAATTAACTTTTATCACAATGCTGTCAGGTTTATTGAAACCGGATCAGTTCCCGGTGACAGTAAAATCATCGACAGAACATGGGCCAAAGTGAACAAGAATGGTACACCAGATAAAAGGTTTAAGGACAACTACCAAATTCCGGTTGTGAGGTATGGTGAAATAACTTTAAATACAGCTACAGGATTAAACGAGCAGTATGAATTCAGCAATTTTGAATATTCAGAGGAGTTTGCTACCGCCTTCAATAACTATCAACAAACAATAAAATATATAACACAGATAACTGCGTAATAATTTATTTTTCTATAAAAACTTACACTTAATTCCGGCATCCGAATCATGGATTGCTATGAGATATAAAACCTGGTTTATATTTTTAGCCGGCTATTTAAAAATACCAAAACTGCCATGTAATGAAAACAACTACTTTTACTGCTATTGATTTTGAAACTGCCACCCCAAAAAGATGGAGTATTTGCCAGGTGGGAATTGTTAGAGTTACTAACGGGAAAATTACTGAAAAAATAGATTTGCTGGTTCAGCCTCCAAAGAACGAATATTCCAATTTCAACATTGCCATTCATGGCATTACACCTGATATGACTGCTACTGCATTAACTTTTGATAAAGCATGGAGTAGAATAAAGTCCCTTATAAGCAAACAAAATGTGGTTGCACATAATGGCCATAGGTTTGACTTTAATTGCTTAAAGCAAACATTAGAGTTTTATGACCTTGCTGAGCCGAAATATAATAAGCATTGCACATATCAGATCTTTGACGCCAAATTGGATCTCTTATGTAAAAAATATAAGATAAAATTAGAGAAGCACCACAATGCCCTTGCCGATGCTACTGCCTGTGCAGAGCTTTTTTTACTGCATTTAAAAAACGGACTAAACTAAAGGCTACTCATTTCATAAACACCAAAACCGCCGCGCCCCCCAACTCAATCTGATCTCCATGCTGCAACTCATGCGATACTCCCGGCACATTCAGCGACTTCACTTTATCATCGGCCGTATAAATTCGGATCTTGTTGCCATTCTCCGGCAGGCCGCCTTTGTCGGGGAACAGGAAGAATTTATCGAGCTGGGGGTTGTATAAGATATACGCATGGTTACGGCTTACGTGTAAATTGGCCATGCCGGTGGTGGCATTGAATGCTGCGTCGTCCTGTGCCCAGAACACGATATCGTTGGTGTGTATTTTACCGGTGGAGAGTTTGGGATGTTGTGTTCGGCCAATGCTGAACTTTAATTGTTGTTTGGGGTTCAACTCATATTCGGGAAATTGGGTTTGTCCTACCAGCACCTGCAGGCGGGCAACGGAATATTGCTGAAACAGGTCCTGACCACGGCGAATCACCTCCAGGCCCATCATGCCATGGGTAATGCAATAGTCGGGCAGTTTATCTGTTACCAGATGATGTTCAAAAAACCAGCCGCCTGCGAGCTGAATGAAATTATTCACCAGCTTGCGTTCGAGGTGATCTTTCTGGAACATACCGGGCGTATCGTCGCACAGGGCTACCTTCAGCGTTTCTTCCGCCTCTTTATTATTACACAGGATGTATAAACGCAAACCGGCAATGGTGTGGCCCTTTTCATCTATATAAGGTTTTAACCCATTTATGATGAATTTGATGATCTCCTCCCGCTTGGCCTTCGTAGCTGGAATAGACAATGCTGGTTGCGCCTGGCTGCTCACGGGTGCTGCATCACTTTGTTCCGGCGCCACCGGGGTGGGGTTATTAAGAAGCTTCCTCAAAAAGTTTTTCATCACGGTTATAAATTATTTATTTAATTAATGAAATCCGTTCCAGGTTCCAGAAACCCGGAACTCGGAACTCTGAACTCGGAACTCTGAACTCTGAACTCGGAACTTGGAACCTGGAACTAAAATGACACGATATACCCTCTCTTCTCCAATACTTTTGCTATTGAATTAGCTACCAATACAGCATTGGAGCTACCCTTTCCCCGCTCAATCCTGATACAGGTTACGGTGCGGGAGCGGTGATCGGGCGTGGGCGCAAAAAACACATACCATCCATCGGATTCTATTTCGCCATTGATCACGCGTTCGGGTGTTCCGGATTTTCCGGCTACTACGATGTTCCTGATCTTCTGTTTGCCGGGCTGGTTACTCTGGTCGATCATATAGCGGGTAAGCGTTCCTGCATAGGCGGTATCTTCGGCAATCTCAACTCCACTGGCTATTGGCTGATTAACGCCTGCCTCCTTCAACATGTACCGCGTGGGCATCATGACGCCATTATTGGCAATAGCGCCCGCCATCCGCGCCATAGACGCGGGCGTGGCCGTAAGCGAACTTTGTCCCCACGCCAGGCCCGAGAACGGACTGCGATACCGGTTCTTGGTTCCCATTAACCTGGGATTGTTATACGCCCGGCGATCGTGGTTCATCACCTGCTTCTGCCAGTCGGCCAGGTCTTCGGCTTGCTTTACTTTATTGGTAGTGGGCGCAAAATCATAGCCACCCCGCTGATCGATGTTCATCCCCGTTGCCTGGTACAGGGCAGCCATCTGTTCTTCTAAATTATTTTCATTGGCCATGCGAATGAAGAAGATGTTACTCGAGTTCACGATGGCCTCGTGCATATCCACATAATTCACTTTAGGAATAAACGGTTCCTGCTCGGTTGGGTTATCGCGGAAGATCTCGGAACGATAGATATCGGTATATTTTACTTTGGCGGCATCCAGCCCCATTTTATTAAAGGCTGCCATGCCCGTCAATATTTTTGCGGTTGAACCGGGCGCGGTGGCATACGTTAAACCGAGGTCGCGATCGGTAACCGGTTTGGGCAGTTTATTGCGTTCACGATCGGGCAACAACATCAGATCGGGCATTTGCAAATTGGGTAACGGGTTTAAGGCAGAAGCCAGCAGATCGCCACTGCCGGCATCCATCACCACCACGGCGATGCGATCATTTTTAAAATTGCTTTTGCGCAGGGAATCCTGGATCTCTTTTTGCAGCGCCGCATCGATGGTTAAATGGATATCGCGGTCTTTGTGTTTTATTTTCCGGATCGCTTCATTGGTGGTATCGATGCCCGACTGCAGACTTTCTACCAATGGCGAATAATCGTAACTCACCAGCTTGATGGTTTTTTGTACCGGCCGCGTAAATTTATCGGGACGGTATTCTGTACTTACATAATCGCGTTTTTCCGGACTGGTAGCATACCCGCGTAATGAAGTTAAATGGCGCGCTTCGGCAAAATAGCCATTGCCTTGCCCCCAGAACAGGCGGGTATTGTAATCGCCCGTCCAGAAGAAGAGGTCTTCTTCAAACGGATAAAAACGCACTACCCTTTTCTGCAAGGTGTTTTCGAGTTGTGTGGTATCGATGCCTGCACTGAGATAGGCATCCATATTTTTTTTGATAACGCCGGGTTCGCTGGTAGCGATCACCAGTCCATTACGATCGTAAATAGAACCGGCTGCCAGCACGCGCGTGAGTTTATCGATGCGCGGGTTGTAACTATAAATAGGTAAGCCATTGCGATTGATCACACGCGCCGGCCGAACCAGGATCTCTTTACGCTGCACTACCTGCACCTGGTACAACTTCACCATCAACGCAGCCAACCCGGTTAAGAAGAACAGGATGCCGGTGCCCAGCACAAAGTCGTAGTACTTGCGCAGGTGTTCGGTTTGAATGGCCTGTCCGGGCCGCGACGAAATACCCGCTACAATCCCCATGGCCGCGAGGTTTACGATCAGTGAGATCTTTCCATAACTCAAAAATGGAACGGTGACCCCCGTGAGCGGTATCAGCCCAATGGAGCCACCGGCAATCAGCAGAAATTGTATGCCGGTGGCAATGGCTATGCCGGCACACAAATAAAAACTAAACGGCTGTCCTGCCCGGCGGGCATGTAAAAACGACCGGTGTATTAACATGCCGAACACCAGGAACACGGCCACCAAACCCAACCAGCCCAATTCTTCCCCGATGCTGGGTAGAATCATATCGGTATGCGCAGCAGGCATGGTATTGGGAAAACCGCGGCCGGGGCCTTGCCCCGTTAACCCGCCCGACGCCAACGTCCAGTAACTGTGCGCGAGGTGGTCGCCGCCAAAAACATCATTATCCCACTGGCTTAACCACATGGCTTTGCGATCGGCGAGGCGGTCGCCAATACCTGGCAACTGATCGCCAAATGCAAAGGCGGCGATTACGAGTAACACAATCACCGGGGCATCGGCCAGGGCGGCAAAAACGCCATACCATTTCACGGTTTTTACCTGGCGTTGGAGGATCATGGTTAAGATCACCGCCACAAAACTGATGGCCGTCGCCAGCCAGCCGGGTACATAATTCAGCAACACACAATACACCACACCCGCCAAAACCGTCAGCAATAAATTGCCACGTGCAATGCTATAAAAGAATAAGAAGGTAAAACACATTACCATAGCGGGCCCCATATCGCCCATTAACAGGTACAGCGCCAGGATAACACCCACGCCTGCAAACACCCCCAAACTAACCAGGAAGCGCCAGCGGATATCCGACAAATTGCGGATGTTCTCTTCATTGGCGGCAAAGAACCCGGCCAGGAATAATAACAGCAAATACTTGGTGATCTCACTGGGTTGAAAAGTAAAACCGCCCAGTTGAATGTTTACTTTCACGCCACTGCCTTCGGGACCTGTTCCTATCAGCAGGGTCAATAAGGCCATGCCGATGGCCAGTACGAGCCAGGTCCAGCCACGAAGGCCATATACATTCTTTTGTTTGAAATTGAACAGGGCATCGAACCACCAGCGGGTATATAATTTACGGATGTCGATCAACGCAAAAACAACAAAACCCGCCAGGCCAATGATCACTCCCTGCAAGGCTTGTGCGGCATGGAGCGTATCGGTCAGCGGGTTTTGGATACTAAATAATAGCAGGATAGAGATGCTGCATAACAACAGCAGCAAGGGTAAAATAAATACATCGGGCTCTTTTTTTCGCAGCCACAAAATAACATGCGCCAGGAAAAAGGCCAGCATACAACCGCCAACGATCAGCCAGTAGGAAGTGGTGAACGCTGACGGCGTTCTTACCAACAGGATCCCGTCTTCTTTCATTTGTGCATACGCGATGGGACCGATCAACCTTACTTTATGCGGTTTGCCAGTGAAAGTATAGAACTTATCTTTTTCCAGGCGGGCGCTCCCCTGGCGGGCGCCAAATTCAAAACCGGGTTTCAGCGGCAGCACACTATAGCCTGAATCCGTTACCAGGCCGGTAAAATGAAATTCGCCATTATTATCGGTGCGGGCGTACAGCACATGATCGTACAGGGAATCTTCGTCGGGCGTGGCAATGTGTTCGCGCAATTGCACCAGCGTGCCGGCCATCGGTTGCTCCTGGTACACCAAACGCCCACCCATTTCATGCGTTCCCGTTGCAACATTCACCGTTGCCGGATACGCAGTAGGGTTTTTCAATTCTTTATTGTACAGCACCGAATCAAAACCCAGGCGTTGGCGCGAGGCTTCCAATCTTCCCTGAAAATCCAGACCACCATGGGGCGCTTTCCATTCAACGGGCGCTATCAAACCAAAGCCGCCTTTATTGATGGCGCCGAGGTTGTCTACATTGCCAACGGTGATCAGCCGCATCGACAACGAATCAACCAGCATGTCTGCATCGCGCTCATCGGCAAAAAAGTTGCCATTGGTAATGATCTTTCTTAAAGAATCTTTATTTAGTCCGGCTTCCAGTTTAATGGCCCGGCCGGTTTTCAATGCGGTATCGGCGCGATTCAATGCGGGTGACAACGTAAAGAACAACTTTACAAAGAGTACGAGCATCAATACGGCGGAACCAGTTAAAAGGATCCAACCTTCTACTTTACTACTATGAATATTTTTCGGGTTAACTTCCATTTTCTTTTCTTTGGGCTAACTAGTTCCGGGTTCGGAGTTCCGAGTTCCAAGTTCAGAGTTCAGAGTTCAGAGTTTCGGGTTCGGAGTTCCGAGTTCAGAGTTCAGAGTTCCGAGTTCAGAGTTCAGAGTTTCGGGTTCAGAGTTCAGAGTTTCGGGTTCAGGAATCATAACCTGGAACCCGGAACTGAAACAATGTCTTAAAATCGATTATCTGCTACCTTGAACCCTTCACTATCAATTGATCAAATGCTACTGTTTGTGCTCCATCTACCCGCATGCCGAAACAATTGCCATAGGCGCCGGTAAAGGGCAATACGTTTTCTACTTTGTCATTTATATAAAAGAAGATCGAATTGTTTCTCTTTTCAATGGACAGGGTATTCATTTCATTGTTGGAATGGATATTGCTGGTGCGCGTCCAGTTAATGATCGGCTGCCAGTCGCCGTTGGTCATGGAGCCTACCGCATAATAACCATTGGACGTGATGTAATACACATAATAGGCATCGCTCTCGGTGTTGCCGCAAAAGTTGATGCCATACGCATCGTCAGGGTCTTTGCCCCATTGCGTGGCGCTGGCCGACACACTGAAGTTTCGATTTACATCCAGGTTGAATTTTACCGTAGCGTGATAGGTTAAACTATCCGTCAATCCTTTGATGATATATTTTCCATGGGAGAATTTGAACTCACTGTTCTCATCGCGGCCGGTTTCCCAAATGCTGTCTACATCATCGCTGAAATCGTCGTAATACATCCCGTTCTGTAAGGTTACGCCTGCATCGGTTTGTGCCGGCTGCGCAGCCTTCGCCACGGGCCGGCTCTCCGGTTCCGGCGTGATGTGCACAGCAGGGATGATGAGCGTTTTATTATTATGGGCAGGAACCGGTTTACGATGCACACTGGCTACCGAAACCGAATCAACCGGTAATACGTTCGCATTGTCGTTATCCGGTTCTTTCCCTTCTTTATTGGGGAACACGGCCCACATGCCCATCATGAACGCGCTGAACAACAACACCCCAAGGATGGTGAACACCACCTCTTTCTTTTTACCAGCTACCACAGCAGGCGCCTTTGTTTTCTCCAATACCTGCGTTACCTTTTTTGTTTTGCCAACGCTCACCGGTTTTACATAGCGCGACTGGGCATTTTCCAACGCGGCCTTTGTGAGTAACTGCCGGACGTGTTCCGTATCGTTCAGGCGGTGAACGGCCTGTTTGGCCAGCAATCCATGTAACAATTGCAACAGGCTGGGTGGCAGAAAGCGGTTATCGGGCAACACCAGTTCCGGAAACGGACATTCAATCACCCGGTTGATGTGCCACAACAGGTCTTCATCGTTATAGGCAAATGGTACCGAACCCGTTAAACATTCGTACAACACAATACCGAGTGAATAATAGTCAGTAGGCGTTGACACCGTGCGGGCATGACTGAACTGCTCAGGCGATGCATACTCGTAAGTAAGCATGGAAGAACCGGTAACCGTATTGGTTTGCTCCCTTAGTTTGGCAATGCCAAAGTCTGTTAACAGAAAATGCAGCTCGCCATTGGGCAGGCGGCGGTACATGATGTTCTCGGGTTTGATGTCGCGATGCACGACGCCTTTGGCGTGAATGGCGTCGAGCGCGTCGGTCATGTGTTGCGCCAGCTGAATGACGGTGTCCACTTCCAGCGTGCCACGGTCTTTTAACAGGCGGCGCACATCACCACCCTCTATCAGTTGCATTACTATATAAGGCAGCTCTGCATCGAGGTGAACGTCTACTATTTTTACGATGTGATCATGCTGAATAGATTTCATGATCTCCGACTCGCGTTGAAAACGGCGCAGCGTATCGGCATCGGTATTAAAAGCAAAGTGCTTGATGGCAACCAGGCTACCCGACTCCAGGTGCCTTGCTTTCAGCACGCGGGCATTGCCCCTGCCGATTTCACCCAGGATCTCGTATCCCTTGAAGTATTCTTTAAAAATTGAAGTTGCCATATTTTATTGCATCTCTGTGCTGACTACCTGTACAGAGAGACTTTTGTTTGTACTATCAGGTTTAACCTGGTTACTCACAGGATACTTAACGTTTTCAAAAAATGTATTCTCCAATTTCACCAAAACCGGAATACTCACCTTGATGCCAACTTCAAATCCTTTCATGCGCAGGTTTCTTATTACTAAGGTATCACCTGCTTTAGCAGAAGCCTTGTTAATTTCCAGCGCAGCAAAATGATTAACTTTTTCTTTAGCCGGCAACAACAGTACGGTGTTCCCAACACTATCGGCATACCGCTGAACCGTTACCAGGTTGGCAGTAGCCGATAACCGCAGGGTATCGGGAGTTTGCAAAGCACCAGGGCCCGCTGCTGCGGCATGTTGTCCGCTGAAAATAGTAGCGGGCATTTTGTGTACCGTATCGTCAACCGATTTCACCTCGTGTATATTGGTTGGTTTATCAGGCGTAGTGGAGGCGGTTTCATTGTTACGCGAAAAAAAGAACCAACTGCTTGCCGCCAGCAGGATAATCACCGGGACGTTCCACTTTATCCATTTGTTACTGCTGCCCGGTTTTTTAACAGGCGGATTATCTTTCGGCTCCGGCTTATCTGCTTTATCTATCAATTTATTGGTAGACGGCGGTAGTGATACGGCTGTTGTATCGGGTTTTGTTTTAACAGTTTTTTTTGCTTTGGCGCCATTCACCGGCTGCGTGGTGGTTTTAGCGCGGTTGTTCTTTAACAACACCACGGTGATGTTATCGTGGCCGCCCATTTCATTAGCCAGCGCAATGATGTTGTTCACCTTGGTATTCAACGCAGCGCTGGTAGCCAGCACTTCGGCTATCTGTTTGGCCGTTACCATATCGGTAAGGCCGTCGCTGCATAACAACAAGCCATCGCCCGGCAACAGTTCGTCCTTACCATACTGCATAAAATCTTCATCATCGATGCGGTGAATGGAAGAACCCACCTCGCGCAGGATCTGGTTGCGTTGCGGATGGTCCATGGCTTCGCGTTCAGTGATCTCACCGGCATCTTCGCGCAGCCCAACAAAGGAATGATCTTTTGTAAGCTTTTGCAGTGTACCCTTGCGGTAACGGTACAGGCGGGTATCGCCCACGTGCACAAAGTATACGAGTCCCGCAGCCGCATCGGCCACGGCGGCCGTTAGTACGCAACACATCTCGCTGTACTTGGGATTTAATAACCGTTCTTCGGCAATGCGGTTGTTGGCAAAGATCACGGCTTCGCGCAACATCGTGAGGGTATCGCCCTTAGGCGTTAACATGTACTGATCGATAGAGTCCCGGGCAATCGCTGCGGCGCGTTTCCCCCCGGCATAACCCCCTACTCCATCCACCACTACCAGCAGGGCCATATCGGGCGACCATAACTGGCGGCAGGTGAATGTATCTTCGTTTTCTGTTCGCCGCATACCGGGATGCGTATTGCCACTAAGCAAAATAGTTTTCATATTATCGTGGCAGGTTTTTAAAATGCCGTAACAATAAAATAAGCACAAACACAAACAATGCTATGGATGAGATGGTATTAATCATATATGTTTTACAACTGTTTAAGGGTAAGCGTTACCATGCCGTTCAACAGTACCTGGCTTTTATCATTCAGATCGAACCAGCGCGGATTGCCGGCTTCGCTTTTGGCGATCACCGTTTCATTTACCCGCGTTTCGTTGTTGCTGAAGGAAGCGATCTGGAACGACTGCTGCGCTTCATTCCATCGAATGCGGGCATGGGGATTGGAAACAAACCCCGATTCAATCAACAGGTAATTGCTGTAGCCCAGGTTCTCCGGTTCTTTCCGTGCAATCACTATTTCCGTATCCTTCATGACATAGACTAATTCCTTACTCTTATCGGCCATGTAACATTCAATGCGCGCCAGTCCGGCGTCGGCATTGCGGGCGGTTTTCTGCACCGTATTATTGGTAACGGCCACATTGGTTACATGCAGTTCGGGATTGAACTTCACCGTAAACGTGCCATTCTCGGCAAAATGTAAATGCCTGAGCACATCGAGGTTGATATCCATTTTATCAAACACATTGGTAGCCTTCGACTTCATGGTGACCTTAGCCGTATTGTGACGGTCGCCGGCACCGCTGCCCATGGGTTTCAACCCGGTTAACATGCCGATCACACGCACATCGTCTACCGCTATCTTTTCCTGGTTGAAATCGGTGCCGGGTGCAAACCGGAACTGCCAGTGAAACGACACCGGCGACAGTTCATCATAATTCTTTTTATAACGTTTGAGACTATTGTAAAAAGCTTTCAGCGCTTCTTTTACTATGATGGGGAGGGATGGCAACCGCTCTTCATATACCTCGGGATGCAGGATAATGAGGTAGTGCATGTTGAACAACAAACTCTTCCCTACCGATTCGCGTTTACACGAATTTTCAAAACAATCCAGCAATTCTTTTAAGATAACGTTATTCGTAACCGGACCATTGGCGGGGCGATGGTCATTGCTTTCCGGTAGTATTATTGATTTAAGGGCCGCAAAAAAATCTCCAGATTTTTTCTTCATGGGTTTCCCTGTTTTTACACGGTTATTATGCGAATTAAAAGTAATGGATTTGGGCATGTACGGTTTCTAAAGAAAATATAATGTTTGGTATTGTCTTTGTTAGTAAGAAAAGCTTGCCAGATTTATTTAACATTTTCGTTTAGTGGGTTTAACGTTGTATTAGGAAAAGTTGACACGTTGACAAGTTAACAGGTTGACGCGTTACGGTGACAACCTGTTGGGATGTAGAGGCAGGTTGATAAAGTTGACAGGGTTGATAGCGTTGATAAAGGCGAATACAAAAGACGGCAAACGGCAGACAACCTCGTCGCGGCCAGGAGGCAATCGTTATAAAATTGAAAAAGCCCTGAGGTTATTCCTCAAGGCTTCACTATTTTGTATTCACTCACAACTCACTATAGTTGTTGTATCACCAACTTCCCTTCTACCAACGCCGGGATGTACAATTTCTTCTCTCCCACGTTCAGATAAAAATCGGCGGGACCGTTGATTACGGGCCAATCGAGTTTGGTGGCTTGCTTTGTTTTCAGATCAACTTTTTCAACAAAACCAGCGGGATGGTCCATAGCGCCCCAGTCAGATACGATGAGGGTATGATCGTCGAGCAGGGCCAGTCCGTCAAAAGCGCCATGAACGTCGCCTATTTTTTCGTAGCCGGGCACGAAGTTTTTCCAGGTGATAACACCGAGTTCCCCACCTTTCATATTCTGAAAATCGAAGCTGCACGTGTACAGGCGGTTGTTTGCTTTATCATAGGTGATGCCATTGGCGCCTTTTACATTGGCGACAATTTGTACATTACCGGTCCTGATATTTACTTCAGCTATCTTGCCCACATCGGTACACGAAGCAAATAAAGTGAAATCATCCTTTGTAGTAAGGTCATTCACAAAACCGGAGCCCGTAGCAGGGTTCAGGTTGATCTCTGCCAATTGTTTACCGGTTGCCATTTCAATCCCAATGATGCGGTCTACATCAGCCACGTACAACATGCCGCGGATAATGGCCGTTCCCTTGGGGGCATTCAATTTTGATGTATTGAGTTTGGCTTCCAATACTTTTCCATCGAGCGATAATTTGCTGATAAAGCCATCGCCATCCTTTGCGCCCGGATCGAGGGCCTTACCAATATTGGTTACATATAGGAATTTACCGTCGGAGATTACGCTTTCGGGGTGTGCCAAAACCGAGCTATCCTGCGCCATGGCGTTAATAACCAACACCATACCTGTCAAAAACGAGATTAAAGGTTTCATCTGATTTAATTTAAGACCGCTAAGGTATTTTATCCGGGACTGGTTATAATAACGGGAAAAGCTCATTTTATTGCGTTTTTGGAGAACAGCATCAAGCTACAAGCCGCAAGCTACAAGCAAATACAGGCTGAAAGCAGAAAGGTTAAAGCTAAAAGCAAATACACTTTCGTCTTTGGCCTTTAACCTTTAGGCTTTAACACTTTTCCTTGCTTCAACATTCGATATTCAACATTCAATATTCAATATTTTGTGATCACCCCGTAAGGTATTCGGCGTAATCCCAAACTTTTGCTTAAAGATCTTTATAAAATGCGGACTGTTTTCAAAGCCGCATTCCAGCGCTACTTCCGATACATTTTTACCGGAGTGCAATAATAACAGGCGGGCATGTTCCAGCCGTTGTTCGTTGATCCATTTTTTGGGTGCACTATTATATTGTTGCTGGAAATCGCGTTTAAAAGAAGCCAGGCTGCGGCCGGAGAGCTTCGCCAGTTCTTCCAGCGACAATGGTTGAAACAAATGCTTACGCACAATAAAATCAATGTCAAGCGGCTGTCCGTAGGCAATGCTTTGAAAGAAGGCGCGCACCTGCGGCCC
The Niastella koreensis GR20-10 genome window above contains:
- a CDS encoding DUF4236 domain-containing protein; this encodes MAWSYRKRIKVIPGVHLNFSNSGISTSIGVRGASVNFGKNGTYLNTSIPGLGHNRQKLSDGSKPIPATYFDQPTPYTDNIFSADIQEITSQDMQGIKEAIIAAHEQRLDLRKDLASIKASLGSSKFKLFASYMLLYGVIKKSIANNIKTEINAKKDAIKELEKQIENCYVALDIEFDQNIKERYDRMVESFKKLSTSMKIWDVTSENYQNRVATRSAASTVVNKRAVKFGIKSLPDLKSAFETLWLKNANGADLYFYPNFIVMYSNQKQFALIGLHEINFYHNAVRFIETGSVPGDSKIIDRTWAKVNKNGTPDKRFKDNYQIPVVRYGEITLNTATGLNEQYEFSNFEYSEEFATAFNNYQQTIKYITQITA
- a CDS encoding FHA domain-containing protein, which translates into the protein MRKLLNNPTPVAPEQSDAAPVSSQAQPALSIPATKAKREEIIKFIINGLKPYIDEKGHTIAGLRLYILCNNKEAEETLKVALCDDTPGMFQKDHLERKLVNNFIQLAGGWFFEHHLVTDKLPDYCITHGMMGLEVIRRGQDLFQQYSVARLQVLVGQTQFPEYELNPKQQLKFSIGRTQHPKLSTGKIHTNDIVFWAQDDAAFNATTGMANLHVSRNHAYILYNPQLDKFFLFPDKGGLPENGNKIRIYTADDKVKSLNVPGVSHELQHGDQIELGGAAVLVFMK
- a CDS encoding exonuclease domain-containing protein, which translates into the protein MKTTTFTAIDFETATPKRWSICQVGIVRVTNGKITEKIDLLVQPPKNEYSNFNIAIHGITPDMTATALTFDKAWSRIKSLISKQNVVAHNGHRFDFNCLKQTLEFYDLAEPKYNKHCTYQIFDAKLDLLCKKYKIKLEKHHNALADATACAELFLLHLKNGLN
- a CDS encoding serine/threonine-protein kinase, encoding MATSIFKEYFKGYEILGEIGRGNARVLKARHLESGSLVAIKHFAFNTDADTLRRFQRESEIMKSIQHDHIVKIVDVHLDAELPYIVMQLIEGGDVRRLLKDRGTLEVDTVIQLAQHMTDALDAIHAKGVVHRDIKPENIMYRRLPNGELHFLLTDFGIAKLREQTNTVTGSSMLTYEYASPEQFSHARTVSTPTDYYSLGIVLYECLTGSVPFAYNDEDLLWHINRVIECPFPELVLPDNRFLPPSLLQLLHGLLAKQAVHRLNDTEHVRQLLTKAALENAQSRYVKPVSVGKTKKVTQVLEKTKAPAVVAGKKKEVVFTILGVLLFSAFMMGMWAVFPNKEGKEPDNDNANVLPVDSVSVASVHRKPVPAHNNKTLIIPAVHITPEPESRPVAKAAQPAQTDAGVTLQNGMYYDDFSDDVDSIWETGRDENSEFKFSHGKYIIKGLTDSLTYHATVKFNLDVNRNFSVSASATQWGKDPDDAYGINFCGNTESDAYYVYYITSNGYYAVGSMTNGDWQPIINWTRTSNIHSNNEMNTLSIEKRNNSIFFYINDKVENVLPFTGAYGNCFGMRVDGAQTVAFDQLIVKGSR
- a CDS encoding FtsW/RodA/SpoVE family cell cycle protein, whose amino-acid sequence is MEVNPKNIHSSKVEGWILLTGSAVLMLVLFVKLFFTLSPALNRADTALKTGRAIKLEAGLNKDSLRKIITNGNFFADERDADMLVDSLSMRLITVGNVDNLGAINKGGFGLIAPVEWKAPHGGLDFQGRLEASRQRLGFDSVLYNKELKNPTAYPATVNVATGTHEMGGRLVYQEQPMAGTLVQLREHIATPDEDSLYDHVLYARTDNNGEFHFTGLVTDSGYSVLPLKPGFEFGARQGSARLEKDKFYTFTGKPHKVRLIGPIAYAQMKEDGILLVRTPSAFTTSYWLIVGGCMLAFFLAHVILWLRKKEPDVFILPLLLLLCSISILLLFSIQNPLTDTLHAAQALQGVIIGLAGFVVFALIDIRKLYTRWWFDALFNFKQKNVYGLRGWTWLVLAIGMALLTLLIGTGPEGSGVKVNIQLGGFTFQPSEITKYLLLLFLAGFFAANEENIRNLSDIRWRFLVSLGVFAGVGVILALYLLMGDMGPAMVMCFTFLFFYSIARGNLLLTVLAGVVYCVLLNYVPGWLATAISFVAVILTMILQRQVKTVKWYGVFAALADAPVIVLLVIAAFAFGDQLPGIGDRLADRKAMWLSQWDNDVFGGDHLAHSYWTLASGGLTGQGPGRGFPNTMPAAHTDMILPSIGEELGWLGLVAVFLVFGMLIHRSFLHARRAGQPFSFYLCAGIAIATGIQFLLIAGGSIGLIPLTGVTVPFLSYGKISLIVNLAAMGIVAGISSRPGQAIQTEHLRKYYDFVLGTGILFFLTGLAALMVKLYQVQVVQRKEILVRPARVINRNGLPIYSYNPRIDKLTRVLAAGSIYDRNGLVIATSEPGVIKKNMDAYLSAGIDTTQLENTLQKRVVRFYPFEEDLFFWTGDYNTRLFWGQGNGYFAEARHLTSLRGYATSPEKRDYVSTEYRPDKFTRPVQKTIKLVSYDYSPLVESLQSGIDTTNEAIRKIKHKDRDIHLTIDAALQKEIQDSLRKSNFKNDRIAVVVMDAGSGDLLASALNPLPNLQMPDLMLLPDRERNKLPKPVTDRDLGLTYATAPGSTAKILTGMAAFNKMGLDAAKVKYTDIYRSEIFRDNPTEQEPFIPKVNYVDMHEAIVNSSNIFFIRMANENNLEEQMAALYQATGMNIDQRGGYDFAPTTNKVKQAEDLADWQKQVMNHDRRAYNNPRLMGTKNRYRSPFSGLAWGQSSLTATPASMARMAGAIANNGVMMPTRYMLKEAGVNQPIASGVEIAEDTAYAGTLTRYMIDQSNQPGKQKIRNIVVAGKSGTPERVINGEIESDGWYVFFAPTPDHRSRTVTCIRIERGKGSSNAVLVANSIAKVLEKRGYIVSF